Proteins from a genomic interval of Crassostrea angulata isolate pt1a10 chromosome 7, ASM2561291v2, whole genome shotgun sequence:
- the LOC128155377 gene encoding uncharacterized protein LOC128155377, whose translation MNSNLYTASKKFCLHVLTYFLVLNLLISLGTAAPAHSDLSGITPGQGRTEVIQKKMFLRTKSQRALEILKDGTVQGTACGHNTQYSLLQSGSHNLANTVYGVAAGRYLCVAPDGVVYSLPKDEFNEVDCVFNETVEYETAGNKTHPKALEYSRYRHKTHGIRLGKPGKLRKYQLALVCNNAVTISMKRHRRKYMNETLFLVEKTDKELDSLKESCDEPSKSDLICAKKKCSEKLKKKNQSGRSYVKFCRKVLKNFFSATLRQLRLFRKRDCYSVLKAYKDCQNDRQRNRPS comes from the exons atgaactctaACTTATATACGGCCTCAAAGAAGTTTTGTTTGCATGTTTTGACGTATTTTCTGGTTCTGAACCTCCTGATTTCCCTGGGAACCGCGGCTCCCGCTCATTCCGATCTAAGTGGAATTACTCCTGGGCAAGGACGGACCGAGGTGATTCAAAAAAAGATGTTTCTTAGAACCAAAAGCCAAAGAGCTTTGGAAATCTTGAAAGACGGGACGGTGCAGGGAACAGCATGTGGTCATAATACACAGTATT CACTTCTCCAATCGGGATCTCATAACCTTGCTAACACGGTGTATGGTGTTGCCGCCGGAAGATACCTCTGTGTGGCCCCAGATGGCGTTGTCTACAGTCTCCCG AAGGACGAGTTTAACGAGGTGGACTGTGTGTTTAACGAGACAGTGGAATACGAGACAGCCGGAAACAAAACCCATCCTAAAGCCCTGGAATATTCCAGGTACAGACACAAAACACACGGGATCCGCCTGGGCAAACCTGGAAAACTTCGGAAATATCAGCTCGCGTTAGTGTGCAATAATGCAGTGACTATCAGTATGAAACGACACAGGAGAAAGTATATGAACGAAACGCtatttcttgttgaaaaaaCAGACAAAGAACTAGATAGTCTGAAAGAAAGTTGTGATGAACCGTCAAAATCGGACCTTATTTGTGCGAAGAAGAAGTGTTCCGAAAAActcaaaaagaaaaaccaaTCTGGGCGGAGCTACGTCAAATTTTGTAGAAAAGTTTTGAAGAACTTTTTTAGCGCCACTCTAAGACAGTTGAGACTTTTCAGAAAACGGGACTGTTACTCCGTTTTAAAAGCATACAAAGATTGTCAAAATGACAGGCAACGGAACCGACCCTCATGA